The following DNA comes from Rosa rugosa chromosome 5, drRosRugo1.1, whole genome shotgun sequence.
ATGGAGGCACACCTGTAAAGAAAGATCAAGAGGATTAGAGCTTAGATTAACCAGAAGATATAGAAGAATAAGAGGTGCTGAGACAGAATAACAGGGAAAAAGGAGAAGTacgcgagagagagagtgatgggCGATGGAAGAGAAGGCGAGAAGTTTTCGATCTGATAGGTTTATTGGAGTCGAACTTCTGGAGGTAGTAGAAACAATGCGTGTAGAGGCACCACAATTTTAGGGATATGGGCAATTTTAGGGATATGTGCAGGATGATCAAATATTTGAGGCAGCGGGAAGAATTTTAGAGGCGGCAaacttaaattttttattttattttttattttaatacaaatttcaaattgttattttgtattttttaaaactttagtACGTTTTATACACGTATCCGTTTTGTACGGATTTACTTGGAATTTGGAAAAAAATTAAAGCGCTAGTTAATTAAAACGCGTATAAAATTTTAGTATGCGTataattgaagaaaaacttCTGCCTAGCATATTGTAATTCAAACGCCTGATTATATTTTACTTGGGTGCCATATcttttttttcatgttttatcACATATTATAAATGATATAAAATTAAAGCAAGAGTTTAGAATAGattattagttattttcttaCACAAATAGTGTTTATATATCCGTATTTTTTAACCAGTTTTTTTCTACTATTTGCCGAATTATACACGTATAATTCAAACTTATAAATTTGCCGTATCACGTTTTTTTGACCGAAATTTGGGGGACTGTTAGAGTTTGAATAGAAATCGGTTTCTATTGAGGAGGATTAGATCTGTCTCAAagggattttcttcctcactcggatccatctcaaggggatgtTACCTCTctaagattttcttcctcactcggatccatctcaaggggatttTCACCTCGAGATGATTGAGGAGCAAATATCGTATGTAGGAGGGAATATCTCGTCTTTATCTTGTCTAGGAGGGTACTTTTCTTGTCTAGGAACAAATACGTGTTAAGGAATAGATATCCTTTTTTAGGAAGAAATATCGTGGAAAATAATGAGATTAGTTAATGATATAGCATATACCCAGTATTTCAAATGAATTCCTTAATAAATTGTAAAACTCATTAAGACGTTAACATAATATAAAtaagcaaataaaaaaaaaatttaggcatCACTAGTATGGAAGCAAATGTAGGTATACAAAAACTAGCCAGTTTTACAAAGAATTATTACTATATGACAAGAAATAAAATAGGATATGTCTTTATTATAAAATAGCAACAACTTTCTTAATTTTCGTCAGATGAATCAGATGAGTCATCAATAATACTGGTTGATTTTGGACAAGATGGGCCGACCTTAGGTTTTTCAATCTTTATTCGAGTATGTAAAACACGAGGCTTCACTTCAGGATCATCAGCGGTGAGATCAATAGGGTAACGAGGGTCTTTTCCGGGATAAAACCAAGCTGGTAAAACTCGGCCTTCCGGACAAGTAACGCCTGAATGTTGAGGTTCCACCTTTATAGCCGGTAATGGAGGTGCAACAGGTTGAACACCATTGATATACTCCAGTCCAAGTGATGGGTTAATTGGATGCACTTTTACATCAGCATCTTTTTTGGAGTAATAAACATAATCACCATCTGGAGGAGATGTAGAGCGAATACGAGCTGGTCCATGATAACGTCGACTCTTACTTGGACGCCTAGCAGACATTGATAAAATTATCAGAAAAATTGTAGCAAACAGGGAAGCAAATGAAGATGAAAAGGAGTTATATTTAATAAGTCTGATTCTTTGTCGATATATGTATAAAAGATAGAAGCCCTATATATACAAGTTAGGTGCGGTTGTAAGTTGTAACAAATGTTCTATATTTTCTCAAATGTTCTATCTCCTTAACAATATATACCACTGATAGGTGGCTAGATTTACTCTGACTATTTCTATCTCCTTAATTGCTAGATGCCGATTTTAGTCAACTTTTATGGAGTAGAAAAATAGCCTCTTTTAAGGCCTTGAATTGATTTATAACCCACTTTAAAAAGTAAGTTGTAGTCATAGCCTGCATATTCATTGAAGTGATTCCTTGAGCTCGATGATTTCATTATGAAAATTACTAAATGAAATAATTGTGTAGAACTTCTGCTTCTCACTGTCATCAAATTCAAAAGCCTTGCATGCATCCAAAACGGGCATGCCCTTAATTTCATTTTGACTATATGTTTGGTAATGATGATGGCCTCTAGTGCACGGTGGCTTCCCATTCAAGAAAATTCCTGGAGGTAATCAACACAATAGAGAGCTTGGTCAGAATAGAACAGAATAGAGAGCTTGGTCAGTAAAAACCGTGCAGTTCTGAGCTTCTTCTTCAGTCCAATTTGTTTCTGACATGTGTATTCCAACAAGAAAATGCAATTTGGAATCATTGGAAGGAGTTGAGATGTGATACACAATTTCGAAAATTGAAATTGCAGTTTCTTTCGGCATGGTTAACGTGGAAGTTTGTTTCGGCATTGTTTTAGATTGCAGCTTGTTTCATTCTAGTGTTGCCTGcaataatttcaaaaatttGTTTTGACCTGTTCTTTAGGAGAATCCCTTGAGTGTAGGACTTGTAGTCATAGCCGTTGCATATTTTTCTGCTTTGTTCGTTGCTGTATTTGCTATTTAAGCAATCCTTCAGTCAATCAAATCACTACTTTGAATTCCACAATCTTCTTCTCTAGTATTCTATTAGTCAAGTTCAGTTTGTAACATATTGCAGTTGCATAAGAGTGACGTCTGCAAGATTTCAATTCCATTGGCTTTTCATACTGTTGTCGAACTGGAAATAGAATTGAGGAGGTTGCTGCTGCATAAGGGCAAAATTCTATTCTGTTGGTAATCTTCAATCCAGTTTACAACTATTTGTTCTTCGGTTAACTtttcaaggttttttttttcctttcaaaagaTTCTGGAGTTTCCCATTTAATTGATGTTTACCTGTGGTTTTGGTGAATATTACAGGTATCTGCTCTCCTTAATTTAGCAGTTGGAAAAGTAGCGGAAGTATTAGAACTACAGAAAAAGTTCAGGTAGTTGATAATCATTCTATATGTCATGGTTCGTTTGCTAATACTTGAAAATTTCTGTATTTTTTAGATAAAGATTGCATGCATCGATTACCGAAAAGAAATGAACTTAATCAAAACTAATGTCATAATAAAAACTAATGCCAAATAGATTACTTCCTAGGTTGAATGCCAAATAAACTACCAAAGAGAAGTAAATTTTTTCATGTTgactaaaaatagaaaagagGTTGAAATATTATTGTTATGAAACTAGTAGTAACGACATACACCTCTAACACATataatatacatatacatatacatataatatacatataatatataaatatacataTAATATACTACCAAAGAGAGTAAATTTTTTCATATTGACTAAAAATAGAAGAGAGGTTGAAAATAGTGAAACTAGTATAGTAACAACTTACACATTTAACACACACACCTTTCAGGACTACATGcagaatattaaaaaaatatgaatccagaataaacaaaaaaaactatgaatccagaattaaaaaaaaactatgaatccagaataaaaaaataataaaaactatgaatccataataaaaaaaaaaactatgaatcCAGAATAAACAAAAAACTATGAATCcagaataataataaaaatcctATGAATCccgaataaaaataaaaagtaaaacaaagtTTATGTTATGATACGCTCCAAAATTAACCTTGTAGAAGATTGTAGTATAAAATAGTAGTGGTTACTGAAataatttcttgtttatttgcGCCAACAATTCTATAAATATACATATAATATACTTGTGAGTGTTAGAGTTTGATTGTGAGCTTCAAACCATAACGGAAAAGGTGAAGGACTCTTTCTTTAACATTGGCTTCCCCCTCCTTTCTCTTtcaagtaggcgcaccttagTAGGACATGGTGTCTAGgctgattggatacgagaagtgcatGCAAGTGGGCCTTGAGCctcgccaaaatcgttcctctactacctggccATGTTTtaaaagagttaccaaaagattgaGGATGGAGACTGATGTTAAGGCTAGAACCCTTGGGCCGTATTTCTAAACCTTGGTTGAAGACTTGCAATTAAATTTGGACTCTTGGTTATTACTTGTTTTTGCGTCAAACACTAAGGACTAATTTACAAAACTTGATGTTTTTAAATTTCATTTACTCTACAGAAGATGTCAGTTGATAAATCATGGATGAAGTTAAAACGGTCAGATATAAGGTATTTTGATGGAGTCGCAAATTTCATCGATTACGCTACTACGCATGTCAAAGATAGAGATGGGAAACTGTTTTGTCCATGCCGAGATTGTATAAATATAGATAGAGAATTGCCAGCAACAATACAGTATCATCTTTTGTACAGGGGTTTTATGCAAGACTATACAGTATGGCGTAAACATGGGGAGAAGGTGGTTAATGATAGTGGTAGCAGTGGTAATAGTCACAATCATAGTGATGGTAATGTGGCTGCCCATTTTGATCAATGTGATGATATGCAAGAACTAATAGAAGAATGTATCCAACAAGATCCCAATGGAGATGCGCAGAAGTTTTACAAATTGTTGGAGGAATCAGAAGTGCCATTGTATCCTGAGTGCAAGAAATATTCCAACTTGTCATTTATTGTCAACTTGATGCACATCAAGAGTACTGGTAATATGAGCAACAAGGCATTTGACCAGTTATTGGAATTGTTGAAAAATGCATTCCCCATGTGTGAAAAATTGCCGACATCAAACTATGGAGCAAAGAAGATTGTAAAAGAGCTTGGACTTCATTATGAGAGGATTGACGCCTGCAAAAATGATTGTGTAATATATTACAAGGAGCTCGCAGATGCATCTGAATGTCCTACATGCAAGCTTTCAAGGTGGAAGACACAACGCACtaccataaaaaaaaagggaaaaaaggtTAAAAAGATTCCGTGGAAAGTTTTGCGATATTTTCCACTCACACCTAGACTTCAACGACTATTTATGTCATCTAAGACAGCTCCAGATATGAGGTGGCATTTTGAAGACCGTGTGAAAGATGGTGTTTTAAGGCATCCAGCAGATGCGGAGGCTTGGAAAACTTTCGATCAAATTCATCCATCATTCGGCAATGAGCATCGAAATGTAAGGCTTGGTTTGGCGACTGACGGATTCAACCCTTTTGGAAATATGAGTGTTAGTCATAGTACTTGGCCAGTTTTGCTATTTCCGTACAACCTTCCTCCATGGATGTGCATGAAAGAGCCTTACATCTTCTTATCTTTACTCATACCAGGACCGAAGAGTCCTGGCAATGATATTGATGTTTACCTGAGACCGTTGATCGATGAGTTGAACACTTTGTGGGAATATGGTGCAGAAACGTATGACATTTCtacaaaacaaaattttcaGATGAGAGCTGCGGTCATGTGGACAATCAATGATTTTCCTGCATATGGTTACATGTCTGGTTGGAGTACACAGGGAAAATTGGCATGTCCATGTTGTGCGTCAGAGACTTCTAGTCGTAGATTACAACACGGGTCAAAACAATGTTATATGAGGCACCGTCGATTTTTAGCACCAGATCATGAATGGCGTAAACAACGGGAACCTTTTGATAATACAAGGGAAGAGAAATGTGCACCAAGAAGACAATCTGGTGAGGAAATTGTAGATGAACTTCAGGGTTTGAAGACAGTTGCAcatggaaagaataagaaaacccAAATTATCCCTGGATTTGGAACGACTCACAATTGGAAAAAGAGTAGTCTATTTTTCCAATTGCCTTACTGGAAGACACTATTGTTGCGCCATAATTTGGATGTGATGCATATCGAAAAAAATATTTTCGATAACGTGATTGGCACAATAATGAACATTGATGGTAAAACAAAAGATTCTTTAAATGCTCGTCTTGATCTCCAAGCTATGGATATAAGGAAAGCTTACTGGCCTAGAGAGGAGGATGGCAAACTAGTTTATGATCCGGCACCTTTTGAATTGTCAGCAGTTGATATCAAAGCTATATGTGAATGGTTACTGAACTTGAAAGTTCCTGATGGATATTGTTCAAATGTATCTCGTTGGATCAATGCTAAACGACGCAGTATTTCTGGCATGAAGAGTCATGATTGCCATGTTTTCTTAGAGAGACTACTTCCGCTTGTGGTGCGAGAGTTACTGCCCAAAAAACCTTGTGAAGCATTGATTGAGCTTTCTTACTTTTTTAGAGAATTGTGTGCTAAAGTACTGAGGGTCTCGGATTTGGAACttctggaaaataaaattgCCATAACTCTATGCAAGTTGGAAATGATATTTCCTCCTGCATTTTTTGACATCATGGTTCATTTGTCAATTCACTTGGCGTGGGAAGCAAAAGTATGTGGGCCTGTGCAGTATAGATGGATGTATCCCATTGAAAGGTACGTAACTAATAtaattttaaataataaaaCTTTTACAAACTTTTATTATGTGATGCTTAATTCACACTTCTCTAATATAATATATCTGATTTCTTGATGAATAGGTACTTGCATAAGTTAAATACTTATGTTCGTAATAAAGCCTGTCCAGAAGGTTCTATTGCCGAAGGTTATTTGGCAGAAGAGTGTATTACATTTTGTTCACGATATTTACGTCAAGTTGAGACTAAATTTAACCGAGTAGAAAGAAACTATGATGGAGGTCAACCATTGCAAGACAAGACTCAATTATCTATCTTCTCACTTCCGGGTAAAACTATTGGCACAGGTGTATTGACAGTAATGACTGAAGAGCTTCATCATGCTGCCACCCATTATGTCCTGACAAATTGTGATGAGTGTTTGCCTTTTATTGAGTACGTAATCCTATCACCATAAgtatttaaatttatatatatgcatgtgatattaattaatttataaGGTGTTCTACATGCAGAGAACATAAGGACATTCTTCGTATACAACATGGTGATGATCGGGTGGATGAGTTGCACAAAAAAAATTTTGTGGAATGGTTTTCTAAGAAGGTAACCACCATTTTGATTTGAGATATAACTGTTAATAgctatatttaatatttttttattaaaaaatattacattctTCACATGCAGATCCAACAATTGTATGTAGATGGAAAAGTGAGCGCTCAAATGCGTTCTTTGGCCCAAAGTCCTGGAAAGCAAGCTGTCTACTACAAAGGTTACAATATCCATGGATTTCGGTTCCATACTGTACAACATGACGTGACGAAGAAAACACAAAATAGCGGAGTTATGGTCAAAGGAGAGAACCAAATTAATTGTGTGCCTTGGTATGGAACCCTTACAGACGTCGTTGAGCTCTGGTATACAGGTCACAATAAAGTTGTCTTGTTTCACTGTAATTGGTTTGACACAGCTACCAAAGGCAAAGGTTATAAGGAAGATCGTTATGGCATACTAAGTGTCAACAATAAGGGTAAGTTGAACACCCAAGAGCCATTTGTGCTGGCATCCCAAGCAACCCAGGTTTATTATGTTGAAGGAATAAAAAACAGTGCTTGGAGTGTCGTGGTggaaaccaaacccagaaacGTTTTTGAAATGCCTACTAATGAAGAGGAACCGTATCAAGAAGAAGAATCTCAGACGAGTCACACATATGCAAACCGTAACgaggaagaagataatgaagaaTGAGGTATTGTGCTTCAAGTCCCTACTGATGATTTGTATGTGTGTATTCTCTTTTTTCACATATAAGTCAACAAAATAACGAATTGTTTTGTGATTGCAGTACTGTCCATTTGGCAAGGTTGAAGTCTAGACATCTGAAATCAATTGGCAAAATTTAGGCCTATTAATGTGCATTGTAATGTATATGTTGGTGTTCACATAAATTTGAATTGTATCTCTTTGTTGTTTTGTGTTCCTTGGGAGTGGTTTTGGTCTAGTCCCCCTTcccttttgtattttttttttatcaataaaatttcgaaTAAGGGCAAAGAGTTAGCTCTTAGTTcgcttctttaaaaaaaaaaaaggattactACTTACTGTGTACTTTTTTAATATTATATGACCTTTCTAATAGTGACTATACTTTGTTAAATTGAATGATGATGAACCTATTTCTGGTTTTTCATTATATATGTTATGACCAAATTTGCAAGAATATGAAGACAAAAAATGCAGGAATCTATATATTGGCCACTTTtaacactctttttttttttttttttttaaagtatttCCGACGGTGAATATGTGGTCGGAAATAAACCCTATAATTTCCGACGACTTTCCGACGAAACAAAATCTTATCGGAAAATGACCATTTATTTTCCGACGACATCACACTTGGTCGGAAAAACAATTAGCGGGAACTTTTGCCGCCAAATTATAATTATTTCCGACCCCACTCTAAACTTTTTCCGAGAGGTTGTTTGCCGTCGGAAATAATGGTCATCCAAAATTTGTATTTCCGACGGGAAAAAATTTTCGGTCGGAAATACTGTCACTTCCGACCAAAAAAGGatttggtcggaaaaattcGGTCGGAAAAGGACATATTTTTTGTAGTGTAATGGTCCAATAccgatttatatatatatatatatggtcccTCGAAGTAGCTAGATAGATATCCAAATACAGTGTTCATTCATACATGTGTCCAGTTAATTTAGTGTAGCAGAAGAAATTAATGTTGGTTAGCCATGTGAGTAAGATTAGATCTAGCTAGTTAAGGAACCACTTACCTCTTCCTTCTCCACTCTCACATGTGTCTGTTACAACTTATGTACGAACAATGAAACTCAAGGCTAACTTCCTTTAAGTAGCATTCAAGAAATGCATAATTCTTACTATGCAAATACCTACCTTAGCATCCAAggcatttattttattttattttctggtATCTCTGTTTTCGACTTTTTAACAGGTAAAACCTTTGGAAATCGATCAAATATTGCTTGTTTGCAGTCTACGGAGGAGGATTTGGCAGTCGATAAACACGTATTAACCGATACAGAGAAGTATTAACTCGTTTCGAACAAGCAGTACGTACACACAGAGATCCTTCTCGTACTTGAATACGACTGCAGATTCATCAACTCAGTTTTTACTTGACTGATCCGGCAGCTACGTAGCAAACGAAGGCGAATCGGGAAACGTTTTCTTCAAGCTGATACTAATGTCCAGTAATTATTCAGTTATTAGTGGAAAG
Coding sequences within:
- the LOC133709263 gene encoding uncharacterized protein LOC133709263, encoding MSVDKSWMKLKRSDIRYFDGVANFIDYATTHVKDRDGKLFCPCRDCINIDRELPATIQYHLLYRGFMQDYTVWRKHGEKVVNDSGSSGNSHNHSDGNVAAHFDQCDDMQELIEECIQQDPNGDAQKFYKLLEESEVPLYPECKKYSNLSFIVNLMHIKSTGNMSNKAFDQLLELLKNAFPMCEKLPTSNYGAKKIVKELGLHYERIDACKNDCVIYYKELADASECPTCKLSRWKTQRTTIKKKGKKVKKIPWKVLRYFPLTPRLQRLFMSSKTAPDMRWHFEDRVKDGVLRHPADAEAWKTFDQIHPSFGNEHRNS
- the LOC133708042 gene encoding uncharacterized protein LOC133708042, whose protein sequence is MCMKEPYIFLSLLIPGPKSPGNDIDVYLRPLIDELNTLWEYGAETYDISTKQNFQMRAAVMWTINDFPAYGYMSGWSTQGKLACPCCASETSSRRLQHGSKQCYMRHRRFLAPDHEWRKQREPFDNTREEKCAPRRQSGEEIVDELQGLKTVAHGKNKKTQIIPGFGTTHNWKKSSLFFQLPYWKTLLLRHNLDVMHIEKNIFDNVIGTIMNIDGKTKDSLNARLDLQAMDIRKAYWPREEDGKLVYDPAPFELSAVDIKAICEWLLNLKVPDGYCSNVSRWINAKRRSISGMKSHDCHVFLERLLPLVVRELLPKKPCEALIELSYFFRELCAKVLRVSDLELLENKIAITLCKLEMIFPPAFFDIMVHLSIHLAWEAKVCGPVQYRWMYPIERYLHKLNTYVRNKACPEGSIAEGYLAEECITFCSRYLRQVETKFNRVERNYDGGQPLQDKTQLSIFSLPGKTIGTGVLTVMTEELHHAATHYVLTNCDECLPFIEEHKDILRIQHGDDRVDELHKKNFVEWFSKKIQQLYVDGKVSAQMRSLAQSPGKQAVYYKGYNIHGFRFHTVQHDVTKKTQNSGVMVKGENQINCVPWYGTLTDVVELWYTGHNKVVLFHCNWFDTATKGKGYKEDRYGILSVNNKGKLNTQEPFVLASQATQVYYVEGIKNSAWSVVVETKPRNVFEMPTNEEEPYQEEESQTSHTYANRNEEEDNEE